A genomic region of Xiphophorus couchianus chromosome 18, X_couchianus-1.0, whole genome shotgun sequence contains the following coding sequences:
- the cand1 gene encoding cullin-associated NEDD8-dissociated protein 1: protein MASASYHISNLLEKMTSSDKDFRFMATNDLMTELQKDSIKLDDDSERKVVRMILKLLEDKNGEVQNLAVKCLGPLVSKVKEYQVETIVDTLCTNMLSDKEQLRDISSIGLKTVIGELPPASSGSALAASVCKKITGRLTSAIAKQEDVSVQLEALDIMADMLCRQGGLLVNFHPSILSCLLPQLTSPRLAVRKRTIMALGHLVMSCGNLVFIDLIEHLLTELGRNDNMSTTRTYIQCTAAISRQAGHRIGEYLEKIIPLVVKFCNIDDDELREYCIQAFESFVRRCPKEVYPHVPTIISICLRYLTYDPNYNFDDEDEDDNAMDAEQNDEDYQGSDDEYSDDDDMSWKVRRAAAKCLDAVVSTRHEMLPEFYRSISPALVCRFKEREENVKADVFHAYLSLLKQTRPAQSWLADPDAMEQGETPLTMLQSQVPMIVKALHKQLKEKSVKTRQCCFNMLTELVNVLPGALTQHIPVLIPGIIFSLNDKSSSSNLKIDALSCLHVIMVTHPAHAFHAHVPALVPPVVACVGDPFYKITSEALLVTQQLVKVIRPLDNQSEGLDSFDPSPYINDLFTCTIKRLKAADIDQEVKERAISCMGQIICNLGDRLPSELPGTLLIFLERLKNEITRLTTVKALTLIAGSPLKIDLRPVLPDAVPILASFLRKNQRALKLCTLAALDILLRNYSSAVTPVMVDAVLAELPPLISESDMHVSQMALSFLSTLAVTHPSSLGQLAGGNILQQLIALVRSPLLQGGALAAMLDFYQALVATKTSGLGYMDLLRMLTGPVYSQSAALPHKQAYCSIAKCVAALTRACPNEGPAVVGQFIQDVKNSRSTDSIRLLALLSLGEVGHHVDLSGQPELKTVILDAFSSSSEEVKSAASYALGSIAVGNLPEYLPFVLQEISSSKRQYLLLHSLKEIISSASVSGLKPYVESVWSLLLKHCECQEEGTRNVVAECLGKLTLIDPETLLPRLKGYLLSGSSYARSSVVTAVKFTISDQPQPIDPLLKNCIGDFLKTLEDPDLNVRRVALVTFNSAAHNKPSLIRELLDSVLPHLYNETKVRKELIREVEMGPFKHTVDDGLDLRKAAFECMYTLLDSCLDRLDIFTFLNHVEDGLKDHYDIKMLTFLMLARLSSLCPSAVLQRLDRLVEPLRATCTTKVKANSVKQEFEKQDELKRSAMRAVVALLTIPEAEKSPLMSEFQSQISSNQELAAIFDSIQRDSSSANMESMDTS from the exons ATGGCGAGCGCCTCGTACCACATCTCCAACCTGCTGGAGAAAATGACATCCAGCGACAAAGATTTCAG gTTTATGGCCACAAACGACCTGATGACAGAACTTCAGAAAGACTCGATCAAACTGGACGATGACAGCGAGAGGAAG GTGGTGAGAATGATCCTGAAATTGTTGGAAGACAAAAACGGAGAAGTTCAGAACCTGGCTgtcaaatg CCTGGGGCCGCTGGTCAGCAAAGTGAAGGAGTATCAGGTGGAGACGATCGTGGACACTCTGTGCACAAACATGCTGTCAGACAAAGAACAGCTGCGAGACATTTCCTCCATCGGCCTCAAAACCGTGATCGGAGAGTTACCGCCAGCTTCCAGCG GCTCTGCTTTAGCTGCCAGTGTTTGTAAGAAGATAACGGGCCGCCTGACGAGCGCCATCGCCAAACAGGAAGATGTGTCGGTGCAGCTGGAGGCGCTGGACATCATGGCAGACATGTTGTGCAG acAAGGCGGCCTGCTGGTGAATttccatccctccatcctcaGCTGCTTGCTGCCTCAGCTCACTTCCCCCCGGCTGGCGGTCAGAAAG aGGACCATCATGGCTCTGGGCCACTTGGTGATGTCGTGCGGAAACCTGGTCTTCATCGACCTGATCGAGCATCTGCTGACGGAGCTGGGCCGGAACGACAACATGTCCACCACGCGCACCTACATCCAGTGCACGGCGGCCATCAGCCGGCAAGCGGGACACCGCATCG GGGAGTACCTGGAGAAGATCATCCCTCTGGTGGTGAAGTTCTGCAACATAGACGACGACGAGCTGAGAGAGTACTGCATCCAGGCCTTTGAGTCCTTCGTCAGGAG GTGTCCCAAAGAAGTTTATCCCCACGTTCCAACCATCATCTCCATCTGCCTCCGCTACTTGACCTACGACCCCAACTACAACTTTGACGACGAAGACGAGGACGACAATGCCATGGACGCTGAGCAGAACGATGAAGACTACCAGg GTAGCGATGATGAATACAGCGACGACGACGACATGAGCTGGAAGGTCCGCAGGGCGGCGGCCAAATGTCTGGACGCCGTCGTTTCAACGCGCCACGAGATGCTGCCGGAGTTCTACCGCTCCATTTCGCCTGCGCTCGTCTGCCGCTTCAAG gagagagaggagaacgTGAAGGCGGACGTTTTCCACGCCTACCTGTCGCTGCTGAAACAGACCAGGCCGGCTCAGAGCTGGTTGGCCGACCCGGACGCCATGGAGCAGGGCGAGACGCCGCTAACGATGCTGCAGAGTCAG GTGCCCATGATCGTCAAAGCTCTTCACAAACAGCTGAAGGAGAAAAGCGTGAAAACCCGGCAGTGTTGCTTCAACATGTTGACCGAACTGGTCAACGTCCTCCCAGGAGCGCTGACGCAGCACATCCCAGTACTAATACCAG GTATCATCTTCTCTCTGAACGATAAGTCCAGCAGCTCCAACCTGAAGATCGACGCTCTGTCTTGCCTCCACGTCATCATGGTGACGCACCCCGCTCACGCCTTCCACGCCCATGTCCCCGCCCTCGTGCCGCCCGTGGTGGCCTGCGTGGGAGACCCCTTTTACAAGATCACCTCAGAGGCTCTGCTCGTCACCCAGCAGCTCGTCAAG GTGATCAGACCTCTGGATAACCAATCAGAAGGCTTGGACAGCTTTGACCCCTCCCCCTACATCAATGACCTCTTCACCTGCACAATCAAACGCCTGAAAGCCGCCGACATTGACCAAGAGGTCAAAGAGCGAGCCATTTCCTGTATGGGGCAGATCATCTGTAACCTAG GTGACCGTCTGCCCAGCGAGCTTCCAGGAACGCTGCTGATCTTTCTGGAGCGTCTGAAGAACGAGATCACACGGCTGACGACGGTCAAAG CTCTGACGCTGATCGCCGGCTCTCCGTTGAAAATCGACCTTCGACCTGTACTTCCTGACGCCGTTCCCATCCTCGCCTCCTTCCTCAGGAAGAACCAGCGGGCCCTGAAGCTCTGCACGCTGGCTGCTCTGGACATCCTGCTCAGAAACTACAG CTCCGCGGTGACGCCCGTCATGGTGGACGCCGTCCTGGCCGAGCTGCCGCCTCTCATCTCGGAGAGCGACATGCACGTGTCTCAGATGGCACTGAGCTTCCTGTCCACGCTTGCTGTGACGCACCCGTCCTCGCTGGGCCAGCTGGCTGGCGGAAACATCCTGCAGCAGCTCATCGCGCTGGTCCGGTCGCCGCTGCTGCAGGGAGGAGCGCTCGCCGCCATGCTGGACTTCTACCAG GCTCTGGTCGCCACTAAAACCTCTGGTTTGGGTTACATGGACCTGCTGAGGATGCTGACGGGTCCAGTGTACAGTCAGAGCGCCGCTCTGCCTCACAAACAGGCGTACTGCTCCATCGCTAAATGCGTGGCGGCTCTGACCAGAGCCTGCCCCAACGAGGGGCCAGCTGTGGTGGGGCAGTTCATCCAG GATGTAAAGAACAGTCGCTCCACAGACTCAATCAGGTTGCTAGCTCTGCTCTCATTGGGCGAGGTGGGACACCATGTGGACCTCAGCGGCCAACCAGAACTCAAGACCGTCATCCTGGACGCGTTCTCCTCGTCCAGTGAAGAG GTGAAGTCTGCGGCGTCGTACGCGCTCGGCAGCATCGCAGTGGGGAATCTTCCGGAGTATCTGCCCTTCGTCCTGCAGGAGATCTCCTCCTCCAAGAGGCAGTATCTGCTGCTGCACTCCCTCAAAGAAATCATCA GTTCGGCGTCCGTGTCGGGCCTGAAGCCCTACGTGGAGTCGGTTTGGTCTCTGCTGCTCAAACACTGCGAGTGTCAGGAGGAGGGGACCAGGAACGTTGTGGCCGAATGTTTGGGCAAACTGACGCTGATCGACCCGGAAACTCTGCTGCCCCGCCTCAAGGGATACCTGCTGTCAG GCTCATCGTATGCCAGGAGCTCCGTGGTAACAGCGGTAAAGTTCACCATCTCTGATCAGCCGCAGCCGATCGACCCACTGCTCAAGAACTGCATAG GTGATTTCCTGAAGACGCTGGAAGACCCGGACCTGAACGTGCGCCGCGTTGCCTTGGTAACCTTTAACTCCGCTGCCCACAACAAACCCAGCCTGATCCGAGAACTGCTGGACTCAGTTTTACCGCATCTTTACAACGAGACCAAAGTGAGGAAGGAGCTGATCCGAGAG GTGGAGATGGGTCCCTTCAAACACACGGTGGACGACGGGCTGGACCTGAGGAAGGCTGCGTTCGAGTGCATGTATACTCTGCTGGACAGCTGCTTGGACCGGCTGGACATCTTCACCTTCCTGAACCACGTAGAGGACGGGCTGAAGGACCACTACGACATCAAG ATGCTGACCTTCCTGATGCTGGCTAGACTGTCGTCACTTTGTCCCAGTGCTGTGCTGCAGAGACTGGACAGACTGGTGGAGCCGCTGAGAGCCACCTGCACCACAAAG GTGAAGGCAAACTCGGTGAAACAGGAGTTTGAGAAGCAGGATGAGCTGAAGCGGTCAGCGATGCGAGCGGTCGTCGCACTGCTGACGATCCCAGAGGCCGAGAAGTCGCCGCTGATGTCAGAGTTCCAGTCCCAAATCTCGTCCAATCAGGAGCTAGCGGCCATCTTTGACTCCATCCAGAGAGACTCCAGCTCTGCCAACATGGAGTCCATGGACACCAGCTAA